Proteins encoded within one genomic window of Dermatophilus congolensis:
- a CDS encoding ATP-binding cassette domain-containing protein, producing the protein MLLIGPSGAGKSTLLHAIAGVLGEVDPGVLCGSLQRGGNVGLLTQDPADARVAATVGRDVAFGCENAAMPRSDIHVAVREALELVGFPYPTSRSTLALSGGEAQRLALAGVIAPRPEVLLLDEPTACLDEESAAVVRDAVDQSVRARGSTLIVVEHRIGPWLPLVDRVLVMGAEGSLVSDFPVSQVDTCREMLSSLGLWVPGVPDPAPLSLSEGLFVAGHLERERPAFGDVLMVAEQVEWVRAAPRSLTWTRRTPVQVLTSTDACVRAGEVLGIHGRSGAGKSSFLRLLAGLAAPTSGSVRATSALFGEGFMGSSSPAQWSSRVLAARISWVPQRPSQTVVADTVWDSLLVTARVLGLVGVEQRGEQVAEALSLGHVLGRNPHSLSGGEKRRLAVASAVLHGPGFVAFDEPTVGQDRGTWAAVAGVMSVMRQVGAGVVVASHDRSLCGSSGLVDSTVEVS; encoded by the coding sequence GTGCTTCTCATCGGGCCTTCTGGTGCAGGAAAATCTACGTTGCTGCATGCGATCGCTGGTGTTTTAGGCGAGGTTGATCCTGGCGTTTTGTGTGGTTCGCTGCAGCGCGGAGGCAATGTTGGTCTTCTTACTCAAGATCCTGCGGATGCACGGGTGGCAGCCACGGTTGGTCGTGATGTTGCTTTTGGCTGCGAGAACGCCGCGATGCCTCGCTCTGATATTCATGTGGCTGTTCGGGAAGCTTTGGAGTTGGTGGGGTTCCCTTATCCAACGTCACGTTCGACTTTGGCGCTTTCTGGGGGTGAGGCTCAGCGGCTTGCCCTTGCGGGGGTGATTGCTCCTCGCCCGGAGGTGCTGCTGCTGGATGAGCCGACTGCCTGTCTTGACGAGGAGTCGGCAGCTGTGGTTCGTGATGCTGTTGATCAGTCGGTGCGTGCTCGGGGGAGCACTTTAATTGTGGTTGAGCATCGTATTGGGCCATGGCTGCCTCTTGTTGATCGAGTGCTGGTGATGGGCGCTGAGGGTTCTCTTGTGTCGGATTTTCCGGTCAGCCAGGTGGACACATGCCGTGAGATGTTGTCGAGCTTGGGGTTGTGGGTGCCGGGTGTGCCTGATCCGGCGCCGCTGTCTCTTTCCGAAGGGCTGTTTGTCGCGGGGCATCTGGAGAGAGAACGGCCTGCTTTTGGTGATGTGTTGATGGTGGCGGAGCAGGTTGAGTGGGTCCGTGCTGCGCCGCGTTCGTTGACGTGGACGCGGCGCACGCCGGTGCAGGTACTTACTTCTACTGATGCGTGTGTGCGAGCTGGAGAGGTTTTGGGGATACATGGACGTAGTGGGGCGGGTAAGTCGTCTTTCTTGCGGCTTTTAGCTGGTCTTGCAGCGCCTACGTCGGGTTCGGTTCGGGCAACGTCTGCTCTTTTTGGTGAAGGGTTTATGGGTTCTTCTTCGCCTGCACAGTGGAGTTCGCGCGTGCTCGCTGCGCGTATTTCGTGGGTGCCGCAACGCCCTTCGCAGACGGTGGTGGCTGACACTGTCTGGGATAGTCTGCTGGTGACGGCTCGTGTTTTGGGTCTGGTGGGTGTTGAGCAGCGCGGTGAGCAAGTCGCTGAAGCGTTGTCTTTGGGGCATGTGTTAGGCCGTAATCCGCATTCTCTTTCTGGGGGGGAAAAGCGGCGTTTAGCTGTTGCTTCTGCGGTGTTGCATGGCCCTGGTTTTGTTGCTTTTGATGAGCCTACTGTTGGTCAAGATCGAGGTACGTGGGCGGCTGTTGCTGGTGTTATGAGTGTGATGCGTCAGGTGGGGGCGGGCGTCGTTGTGGCTAGTCATGATCGGTCACTGTGTGGGAGTTCGGGGTTAGTTGATAGCACGGTTGAGGTTTCCTGA
- a CDS encoding energy-coupling factor transporter transmembrane component T family protein gives MSDAGLSGSVGGYRAGFLECQAGPLSLMGFSFLVAVGGLSIGSFPVGAVAFLVVVVVTVGIAGRAACDWRRMVPPVLAVASVTWSNWLLADDSSLAVAATAGLRVAYFAWPGVVLVGLVDASQLGDHLGQRLRFPARAVLSAVAALQRLDSLSQEWQELRWARRVRGVAADRGVLGRAGELWRLTIALLVESLRQAGVLTVAMSARGYERLGEPGVRRTWAEPAVWNRWDSVVIFLGGFLAVLPWFLSVLGL, from the coding sequence ATGAGTGATGCTGGTTTGTCAGGGAGCGTGGGTGGATATCGGGCCGGTTTTTTGGAGTGCCAGGCTGGGCCGCTTTCTCTTATGGGGTTTTCGTTTCTTGTTGCCGTTGGGGGGTTGAGTATTGGGTCTTTTCCCGTGGGGGCTGTGGCTTTTTTGGTTGTTGTGGTTGTCACGGTGGGGATCGCGGGGAGGGCTGCTTGTGACTGGCGTCGGATGGTTCCGCCGGTTCTTGCGGTGGCTTCGGTGACTTGGTCGAATTGGTTGCTTGCTGATGATTCGTCGTTAGCTGTGGCTGCGACTGCTGGGTTGCGGGTTGCGTATTTTGCGTGGCCGGGGGTTGTGCTTGTTGGTTTGGTGGATGCCTCGCAGCTGGGGGATCACTTGGGGCAGCGGTTGCGTTTTCCTGCGCGCGCGGTGCTTTCTGCTGTGGCTGCGTTGCAGCGGTTGGATTCGTTATCGCAGGAGTGGCAGGAGTTGAGGTGGGCGCGTCGGGTTCGGGGTGTGGCGGCTGATCGAGGTGTGTTGGGTAGGGCAGGGGAGTTGTGGCGGTTGACGATTGCGTTGTTGGTTGAGTCGTTGCGTCAGGCTGGGGTGCTTACGGTGGCGATGTCGGCTCGCGGGTATGAACGGTTGGGGGAGCCAGGGGTACGGCGTACGTGGGCTGAGCCTGCGGTGTGGAATCGATGGGATTCTGTGGTGATTTTTCTTGGTGGATTTTTGGCTGTGTTGCCGTGGTTTTTGAGTGTTTTGGGGCTATGA
- a CDS encoding ECF transporter S component gives MAVGTETSRSGDERACFAVARGGPAAWRGLDFVTLAMLGVAFGVAFWAWDVLLYPFVKLALVFPPLMSLTLGVWLLPCVVGMLIVRRPGAAVFIECIAAFVEMALGNEWGAMVMVSATLQGLGVEAAFALFRWRRAGLSVAILGGFLAAVAEIAGYEWWVYQVEYAWVWRFVSLGAAAVSGVFIAGCGGWSIMRALASTGALRALPAGRDALQQPGSDGRR, from the coding sequence ATGGCCGTAGGAACGGAAACGTCACGAAGCGGTGATGAGCGGGCATGTTTTGCAGTGGCACGTGGTGGGCCAGCAGCGTGGCGTGGGCTTGATTTCGTAACTCTGGCGATGCTGGGCGTCGCGTTCGGAGTGGCGTTCTGGGCGTGGGATGTTTTGCTCTATCCCTTTGTGAAGTTGGCTTTGGTGTTTCCGCCACTGATGTCGTTGACCTTGGGTGTGTGGCTGCTGCCGTGTGTTGTCGGAATGCTTATTGTGCGTCGGCCGGGTGCAGCAGTGTTTATCGAGTGTATTGCTGCTTTTGTGGAGATGGCGCTTGGTAATGAGTGGGGAGCGATGGTGATGGTTTCCGCCACGTTGCAAGGGCTGGGGGTTGAGGCTGCATTCGCGTTATTCCGGTGGCGTCGAGCAGGGCTAAGCGTTGCGATCCTTGGTGGTTTTCTTGCCGCGGTCGCGGAGATTGCTGGTTATGAGTGGTGGGTTTATCAGGTTGAATATGCCTGGGTGTGGCGTTTTGTGTCGTTGGGGGCTGCTGCAGTTTCGGGTGTATTTATTGCCGGGTGCGGTGGGTGGAGCATCATGCGTGCTCTTGCATCGACGGGGGCGCTGCGGGCGTTGCCTGCGGGGCGTGATGCTCTTCAACAGCCAGGTTCGGATGGCAGGCGCTGA
- a CDS encoding TIGR03936 family radical SAM-associated protein, with translation MQKLRIRYAKRGRLRFTSTRDFQRALERALRRAAIPVAYSAGFHPHQKISYTNAAPTGTASEAEYVEISVTRRLDPQAVREALDAALPDGYGVVEVVEGVGGSLAELMEGSLWRLEFGEVSQEERAELDRAVAAYLNLEKAEITRVLKKGPRTYDTREAVLSMRSVSESAPCAILEMVVRHTTPAVRPEDVLAAMRAAVDLNVARPVKATRLAQGPLELAAAAVADPFAAGTASATP, from the coding sequence GTGCAGAAACTACGTATTCGCTATGCGAAGCGGGGGCGGCTGCGGTTTACCTCTACTCGTGATTTCCAGCGTGCGCTGGAGCGAGCTTTGCGTCGTGCAGCGATCCCGGTGGCGTATTCGGCTGGATTCCATCCGCACCAGAAAATTTCGTATACGAATGCGGCTCCGACAGGTACTGCGAGTGAGGCTGAGTATGTCGAGATTTCGGTGACTCGACGGTTGGATCCGCAGGCCGTTCGTGAAGCTTTGGATGCTGCTTTGCCGGATGGGTATGGGGTAGTTGAGGTGGTTGAGGGTGTTGGTGGCTCGTTGGCTGAGCTGATGGAGGGCTCGCTGTGGCGTTTGGAGTTTGGTGAGGTTTCTCAGGAAGAGCGCGCCGAATTGGATCGGGCGGTAGCTGCGTATCTGAATTTGGAGAAGGCTGAGATCACACGGGTGTTGAAGAAGGGTCCACGCACTTATGACACTCGCGAGGCGGTGTTGTCGATGCGCTCGGTATCGGAGTCGGCTCCGTGTGCGATACTGGAAATGGTAGTGCGGCATACCACGCCCGCCGTACGCCCCGAAGATGTTCTTGCTGCGATGCGAGCAGCCGTAGATTTGAACGTTGCGCGTCCAGTTAAGGCGACGCGCTTGGCCCAAGGCCCGCTCGAGCTCGCAGCCGCAGCGGTGGCCGATCCATTCGCTGCCGGAACTGCTTCGGCTACTCCATGA
- a CDS encoding TIGR03960 family B12-binding radical SAM protein: MRGTSRIDQLEPLLGAVNKPIQYLGGEMNSQVKDWDCGGFATGPDGEQQELTARWALMYPDAYEVGLPNQGLMILYEVLNERPDALAERTYAVWPDLAESMRASGVPLLTVDAHRAVCEFDVLGISFSTELNYTNMLEALDLAGIPLHAHERGVDDPIVLVGGHASFNPEPIARFIDAAIIGDGEAAVLKASEIITAWKKEGRPGGRTELLTRLAVDGGVYVPGFYEVTYRADGCIEQVRLKDEALAAGVPERAVKHTVTDLDEWPYPKQPIVPIAETVHERMSVEIFRGCTRGCRFCQAGMITRPVRERSITGIGEMVESGLAATGYEEVGLLSLSSADHSEIAEIAKGLADRYEGTNTSLSLPSTRVDAFNIDLANELSRNGRRSGLTFAPEGGSERLRRVINKMVSEDDLIQTVSAAYGAGWRQVKLYFMCGLPTETDEDVLQIAKMASRVIEEGRKVSGSKDIRCTVSIGGFVPKAHTPFQWAGQLSPEETDARLVKLRDAIRADKKYGRSIGYRYHDGKPGQIEGLLSRGDRRVGEVIEAVWRDGGKFDGWSEHFSHARWVTKAAEVFSVMSDEHGWPIDLAWYTTRERTEEEVLPWDHIDSGLDKEWLWDDWQDALEEVEQDDCRWTPCFDCGVCPTMGTDIEIGPTGATLLPLTVLRDGAEKLTEKVG, from the coding sequence ATGCGTGGAACCTCGAGAATCGACCAACTCGAGCCGTTGCTCGGAGCGGTCAATAAGCCCATCCAGTACCTCGGTGGCGAGATGAACAGCCAGGTCAAGGATTGGGATTGCGGTGGTTTCGCCACCGGACCTGATGGGGAGCAGCAGGAGTTGACTGCTCGTTGGGCTCTTATGTACCCAGATGCTTATGAGGTGGGGCTGCCCAATCAGGGACTGATGATCCTTTATGAAGTGCTGAATGAGCGTCCTGATGCCCTGGCTGAGCGTACGTATGCAGTGTGGCCGGATTTGGCTGAGAGTATGCGTGCTTCGGGGGTGCCACTGTTGACGGTGGATGCGCACCGTGCGGTGTGTGAGTTCGATGTTCTTGGGATTAGTTTTTCCACGGAGTTGAACTACACGAACATGCTGGAGGCGCTGGACCTGGCTGGGATTCCGCTGCATGCGCACGAACGCGGTGTCGATGACCCGATTGTTCTTGTCGGTGGTCATGCCAGTTTTAACCCGGAGCCAATTGCGCGGTTTATTGATGCCGCGATTATTGGTGATGGTGAGGCAGCAGTATTGAAGGCTAGCGAGATCATCACTGCGTGGAAAAAGGAGGGGCGTCCTGGTGGACGGACGGAGTTGTTGACTCGTTTGGCTGTGGATGGGGGCGTTTACGTTCCTGGTTTTTACGAGGTGACGTATCGGGCCGATGGGTGTATTGAACAGGTCCGTTTGAAGGATGAGGCTTTGGCTGCTGGCGTTCCTGAACGGGCAGTGAAGCACACGGTCACGGACTTGGATGAGTGGCCGTATCCGAAGCAGCCGATCGTGCCGATTGCCGAAACGGTGCATGAGCGGATGAGCGTGGAGATTTTCCGTGGCTGTACGCGAGGGTGTCGGTTTTGTCAGGCCGGGATGATTACCCGTCCGGTGCGGGAGCGCTCGATCACTGGGATCGGTGAGATGGTGGAAAGCGGCTTGGCTGCGACGGGGTATGAGGAAGTCGGCCTTTTGTCGTTGTCGAGCGCGGATCATTCGGAGATCGCTGAGATCGCGAAGGGGTTGGCGGATCGCTATGAGGGAACGAATACGTCTTTGTCGTTGCCTAGTACGCGGGTGGATGCGTTCAATATCGATCTTGCTAATGAGTTGTCTCGTAATGGCCGCAGATCTGGTTTGACGTTTGCTCCCGAGGGAGGGAGTGAGCGCTTGCGTCGTGTGATTAACAAGATGGTGAGTGAGGACGATCTCATCCAGACGGTTTCGGCGGCGTATGGCGCTGGCTGGCGTCAGGTGAAGTTGTACTTCATGTGCGGTTTGCCCACAGAAACTGATGAGGATGTACTGCAGATCGCGAAGATGGCTTCTCGGGTTATTGAGGAGGGCCGAAAGGTCAGCGGCAGCAAAGACATTCGTTGCACTGTGTCAATTGGTGGGTTTGTGCCGAAGGCGCACACGCCTTTCCAGTGGGCGGGGCAGTTGTCGCCAGAGGAGACAGATGCTCGTTTGGTGAAGTTGCGTGATGCGATTCGGGCAGACAAGAAGTACGGAAGGTCTATCGGATATCGCTATCACGATGGCAAGCCAGGCCAGATTGAGGGTTTGCTTTCGCGCGGTGATCGTCGTGTGGGTGAAGTTATTGAGGCGGTTTGGCGTGATGGTGGCAAGTTTGATGGTTGGAGTGAACATTTTTCACACGCACGGTGGGTGACTAAGGCTGCAGAAGTGTTCAGCGTGATGAGCGATGAACATGGGTGGCCTATTGATTTAGCGTGGTACACCACTCGTGAACGCACTGAAGAAGAGGTGCTTCCGTGGGATCACATCGACTCTGGTTTGGATAAGGAGTGGTTGTGGGATGACTGGCAGGACGCCCTTGAAGAGGTGGAGCAGGACGACTGTCGTTGGACGCCTTGTTTCGACTGTGGGGTGTGCCCAACGATGGGGACGGATATCGAGATTGGGCCTACAGGGGCGACGTTGTTGCCTTTGACAGTGTTGCGGGATGGAGCTGAAAAACTCACGGAGAAAGTTGGGTGA
- the rplU gene encoding 50S ribosomal protein L21: MYAIVRAGGRQEKVAVGDKLLVDKIDAEPGSNIELTPVLLVDGDKVTAGAEKLGKATVTAEIVKAAKGPKISIVKYKNKTGYRKRQGHRQPLTQIKITAINA; encoded by the coding sequence GTGTACGCGATTGTTCGCGCCGGTGGCCGCCAGGAGAAGGTGGCAGTTGGCGACAAGCTCCTGGTCGACAAGATTGATGCCGAGCCCGGTTCTAACATCGAACTCACTCCGGTGTTGCTCGTTGACGGTGACAAGGTGACTGCAGGCGCCGAAAAGCTCGGTAAAGCCACTGTTACCGCTGAGATCGTGAAAGCCGCGAAGGGCCCCAAGATCTCCATCGTTAAGTACAAGAACAAGACGGGTTACCGCAAGCGTCAGGGCCACCGTCAGCCCCTCACGCAGATCAAGATCACCGCGATCAACGCCTGA
- a CDS encoding Rne/Rng family ribonuclease, giving the protein MASDEKNTSHAQLDEVTAVSGGAAAAPAGASFGLIFQAPDPAAVTTVRRRVRSERVEVTESSADEVEEPQPRESSDDGEDERESRGARRSRRGRRGGRGARHRSDHEGDAELEAPQEDAADGDAQVDVAEAEERQDGADESEPSESRTRRRRRGGRGRRRSLGEDSEDAVKSVDEESSSADEDTDDSSSDSYSDGDDYEGGEDEEGRSSRRRTRRRRRAGSSVEAQDDVPGVTTRVRESRKSRDEATGIKGSTRLEAKRQRRRDGREAGRRRTIITEAQFLARRESVERVMAIREVDNRIEIGVLEDGVLVEHYLSGADGSAGGSSGASSVGNVYLGRVQNVLPSMEAAFVDIGKNRNGVLYAGEVNWDAAGLEGGSQRRIENALSPGQNVLVQVTKDPIGHKGARLTSQVSLPGRFLVYVPDGSMTGISRKLPDTERARLKSLLKKIVPEDAGVIVRTAAEGASEEELTADVKRLARQWETIQKKAASGHGPVLLHGEPGLTVRVVRDIFNEDFSKLVVSGSNAWATVSEYVESVAPDLRDRVTQWTEKADLFATYRIDEQLAKAMDRKVWLPSGGSLIIDRTEAMTVIDVNTGKFVGAGGNLEETVTKNNLEAAEEIVNQLRLRDIGGIIVVDFIDMVLESNRELVVRRLVECLGRDRTKHQVAEVTSLGLVQMTRKRVGAGLIEVFSETCEHCHGRGIIVRNTPKLPSGEPDGEGRKARKGRKGKNVEAPEPKPQEVEPVEEEVIEPVEEVLEESGEERRGVSAAAMAKVAAALKSVPEQVAAEGDGAEGAAPEPVKKRTRRAGRRAAGAPRTAVGEAVTAIVATEPEVVSPVEAAEAKVEEAAAQVVASDAEAVKPEAAKKRTRRAGRRAASAPSGVADTSGVGLMTVQEAAVVDAAPLTQLAMVASAVSDEPAEVEVSVAEEVIAPKKRTRRAGRRAAGAPAGPPAAAGGESSAAE; this is encoded by the coding sequence ATGGCTTCCGATGAAAAAAACACATCACATGCGCAGTTGGATGAAGTTACGGCCGTGTCTGGTGGGGCGGCTGCAGCACCTGCGGGTGCAAGTTTTGGGTTGATTTTTCAGGCTCCCGATCCGGCTGCCGTGACGACGGTGCGTCGTCGTGTGCGTTCTGAGCGGGTGGAGGTGACCGAGTCTTCAGCTGATGAAGTTGAGGAGCCGCAGCCGCGTGAGAGCAGTGATGACGGCGAGGACGAACGGGAATCCCGTGGTGCGCGGCGTAGTCGCCGCGGGCGTCGGGGTGGGCGTGGGGCTCGTCACCGCAGTGATCATGAAGGGGATGCGGAGCTGGAAGCTCCGCAGGAAGATGCTGCTGATGGCGATGCGCAGGTAGATGTCGCCGAGGCTGAAGAGCGGCAGGATGGCGCTGATGAGTCCGAGCCCAGTGAGAGCCGCACCCGTCGACGTCGGCGAGGTGGGCGTGGACGGCGCCGTTCGTTGGGGGAGGACAGCGAAGATGCGGTGAAGTCTGTTGACGAGGAATCTTCGTCGGCGGATGAGGACACCGATGACTCTTCGAGTGATTCTTATTCGGACGGCGATGACTATGAGGGTGGTGAGGATGAGGAAGGCCGTTCTAGTCGTCGGCGTACCCGTCGCCGTCGCCGTGCAGGGTCTTCGGTAGAGGCTCAAGATGATGTTCCTGGTGTAACGACTCGTGTGCGTGAGTCGCGTAAGAGCCGTGATGAGGCGACTGGGATTAAGGGTTCAACCCGCTTGGAGGCGAAGCGGCAGCGGCGTCGGGACGGGCGTGAGGCTGGTCGGCGCCGCACGATCATCACGGAGGCGCAGTTTTTGGCGCGTCGTGAAAGTGTCGAACGGGTTATGGCGATCCGTGAGGTCGATAATCGGATTGAGATCGGTGTGCTTGAGGATGGTGTGCTAGTTGAGCACTATCTCTCTGGCGCTGATGGCAGTGCTGGTGGTAGCTCTGGCGCAAGCAGCGTGGGTAACGTCTACTTGGGTCGTGTTCAGAATGTGTTGCCGTCGATGGAGGCAGCATTCGTTGATATCGGTAAGAACCGTAATGGTGTGCTGTATGCCGGTGAAGTCAACTGGGATGCTGCTGGTCTTGAGGGTGGTAGTCAGCGTCGTATCGAGAATGCTCTTTCGCCGGGGCAGAACGTGCTGGTGCAGGTGACCAAGGATCCGATTGGTCATAAGGGTGCTCGTTTGACGAGTCAGGTTTCGTTGCCTGGACGGTTCCTTGTGTATGTGCCGGATGGCTCTATGACGGGGATTTCTCGTAAGTTGCCGGACACAGAGCGTGCGCGATTGAAATCGCTGTTGAAAAAGATTGTTCCTGAGGATGCTGGCGTGATCGTGCGGACTGCTGCCGAAGGCGCCAGCGAGGAGGAATTGACCGCTGATGTGAAGCGTCTCGCGCGTCAGTGGGAAACGATCCAGAAGAAAGCGGCGAGTGGCCATGGACCGGTGCTCTTGCACGGGGAGCCGGGGCTGACTGTCCGAGTTGTTCGTGACATCTTCAACGAGGACTTTTCGAAGCTTGTTGTTTCGGGAAGTAACGCGTGGGCAACGGTGAGTGAGTATGTGGAGTCTGTTGCTCCTGATCTGCGTGATCGTGTGACTCAGTGGACTGAGAAAGCAGATCTTTTCGCGACTTACCGCATCGATGAGCAGTTGGCTAAGGCGATGGACCGTAAGGTCTGGCTGCCCAGCGGCGGTTCGTTGATTATTGATCGCACTGAAGCGATGACGGTCATCGATGTGAACACGGGCAAGTTTGTTGGGGCAGGCGGAAACCTGGAAGAAACCGTCACTAAAAACAACTTGGAAGCGGCTGAGGAGATCGTTAATCAGCTGCGTTTGCGCGATATCGGCGGCATCATTGTGGTCGACTTCATCGACATGGTGTTGGAGTCTAACCGTGAGCTGGTGGTTCGTCGCCTGGTTGAGTGCCTTGGGCGTGACCGGACTAAGCACCAGGTTGCTGAGGTGACTTCGCTTGGTCTGGTGCAGATGACGCGTAAGCGGGTCGGTGCTGGGCTGATTGAGGTGTTCTCTGAGACGTGTGAGCACTGTCATGGGCGCGGAATCATCGTTCGGAATACACCTAAGTTGCCTTCAGGTGAGCCTGATGGTGAGGGGCGTAAGGCGCGCAAAGGTCGTAAAGGTAAGAACGTCGAAGCGCCTGAGCCTAAGCCGCAGGAAGTTGAGCCGGTCGAAGAAGAAGTTATTGAGCCGGTCGAAGAGGTTCTAGAAGAGTCTGGTGAGGAGCGCCGTGGCGTTTCTGCTGCTGCTATGGCGAAGGTAGCGGCTGCGCTCAAGAGCGTTCCGGAGCAGGTGGCCGCTGAGGGTGATGGAGCTGAGGGCGCTGCACCTGAGCCAGTAAAGAAGCGGACTCGCCGCGCGGGTCGTCGGGCTGCAGGAGCGCCCCGCACCGCTGTGGGCGAGGCGGTGACTGCCATTGTTGCTACGGAGCCGGAGGTTGTTTCGCCTGTTGAGGCTGCCGAAGCAAAGGTTGAAGAGGCAGCAGCGCAAGTAGTGGCTTCGGATGCGGAAGCGGTTAAGCCGGAGGCTGCTAAGAAGCGGACTCGCCGTGCGGGTCGTCGTGCTGCTAGCGCGCCATCGGGAGTCGCAGACACTAGCGGTGTGGGGCTGATGACTGTGCAGGAAGCTGCAGTGGTGGATGCTGCGCCGTTAACTCAGCTCGCAATGGTTGCATCTGCTGTGTCGGATGAGCCTGCTGAGGTTGAGGTATCCGTTGCTGAAGAGGTCATTGCTCCGAAGAAGCGGACTCGCCGTGCGGGGCGTCGTGCTGCGGGAGCGCCTGCAGGGCCTCCGGCTGCTGCCGGTGGAGAAAGCAGCGCTGCTGAGTGA
- a CDS encoding S41 family peptidase, whose amino-acid sequence MTRFIAGFLVVTGVTVGGISATYAFGPIFGLYIMPPSMQRYGQIALNILDEGVYASGPAWEQMRTEVEEAISTANSYDDLHPVLAKAAKIAGGKNSHLTPAPHAQSLPAPVFHTPTVAPAAGATPNRPSVTTVTMPSLGMVDAESQARYARVIADGIDQAAPSTCGYIVDVRNNSGKNMYPLLSGITALIPNGVSVIFTTREDARVEVTTHSDGAGVGGTIISVGDRTKQTHAPVAVLHGEHTSASGEAVVTALRGLSHVRTFGTPTAGHTSGSVTPRLYDGATLTLTKNLYLDRFGNNLAEKPLQPDEHNENESADEAARRWLAAKKCPSKR is encoded by the coding sequence TTGACTCGTTTTATCGCGGGTTTTCTTGTCGTCACAGGTGTGACTGTCGGTGGGATATCTGCGACGTATGCCTTTGGCCCTATCTTTGGCCTCTACATCATGCCGCCATCGATGCAGCGCTACGGCCAGATAGCTCTCAATATTCTCGACGAAGGGGTATATGCATCAGGACCAGCATGGGAACAGATGCGCACCGAGGTAGAAGAAGCAATCAGTACAGCTAATTCATACGACGACCTTCACCCAGTACTCGCCAAGGCTGCAAAAATAGCTGGTGGGAAAAACTCCCATCTGACACCCGCACCCCATGCTCAGTCATTACCTGCGCCTGTATTCCACACCCCCACTGTTGCACCCGCCGCGGGCGCAACACCCAATCGCCCTTCCGTCACAACAGTGACGATGCCTTCCCTCGGCATGGTGGACGCAGAGTCTCAAGCACGCTACGCACGCGTTATCGCTGACGGAATCGACCAAGCCGCCCCGAGCACATGCGGATACATCGTCGATGTGCGGAACAACTCGGGAAAAAACATGTACCCCCTACTGTCAGGGATAACTGCACTCATCCCGAACGGAGTCTCCGTCATTTTCACCACTCGAGAAGATGCCCGCGTAGAAGTAACAACACACTCCGACGGCGCAGGTGTCGGAGGCACAATCATCTCTGTTGGCGATCGAACCAAACAAACACATGCACCCGTAGCAGTACTTCACGGAGAACACACATCCGCCAGCGGCGAAGCGGTAGTGACAGCCCTTCGTGGACTATCCCACGTGAGAACTTTCGGGACGCCAACAGCTGGCCACACTTCAGGAAGTGTCACGCCACGACTCTACGACGGCGCCACATTGACACTCACGAAAAACCTTTATCTCGACCGCTTCGGTAACAACCTGGCTGAGAAGCCTCTCCAGCCAGATGAGCACAACGAGAATGAATCCGCTGATGAGGCGGCACGCCGGTGGCTTGCAGCAAAGAAATGCCCTTCCAAGCGATGA
- the rpmA gene encoding 50S ribosomal protein L27 — MAHKKGASSSKNGRDSNAQRLGVKRFGGQLVNAGEIIVRQRGTHFHPGVNVGRGGDDTLFALSAGAVEFGTKRGRKVVSIVEPVAAE, encoded by the coding sequence ATGGCACACAAGAAGGGTGCATCCAGCTCCAAAAACGGTCGTGACTCGAACGCGCAGCGCCTTGGTGTGAAGCGTTTTGGTGGCCAGCTGGTCAACGCTGGTGAGATCATCGTCCGTCAGCGTGGTACGCACTTCCACCCTGGCGTAAACGTCGGCCGTGGCGGCGACGACACGCTGTTCGCGCTCTCCGCTGGTGCGGTTGAGTTCGGTACCAAGCGTGGCCGCAAGGTCGTTAGCATTGTGGAGCCCGTCGCTGCTGAGTGA